One Lutzomyia longipalpis isolate SR_M1_2022 chromosome 4, ASM2433408v1 DNA segment encodes these proteins:
- the LOC129795503 gene encoding phenoloxidase 2-like, producing the protein MVQVKEEHQKALCNLVYRPNEPAFAPKGQIYYEIPASAMPDQYKGMGQDLETRFSETESDKVRVNVKELKWPDLSFAKSIRREDSFNIFFQPHIEVAGKLIEIFYKLESAEDLLACAVYARERVNPYLFVYCFSVAMANRDDTKDIVVPDALMSFPNKYIPKSTLAEAKELCYVVPGELRKPIVIPRNWTASDLDPEHKCAFFREDPAINLHHWHWHLVYPFSGPMEIVNKDRRGELFYFMHNQMINRYNCNRTCVGLHRIVPYNDFPNDIAEAYYPKLDNHNSSRMIIGRQRGYQWKTINGITSPALTVQDMVTCVERIKACITLGYCILPNGEKHHLTVENGIDGLGNMIESSILSCNSFFYGSLHNNGHMMFAQAADPAGVKYLEGNGVMADTATAMRDTVFYRWHKFIDDLFCDYKYTLPPYTEEELSCPGIKVDKVNLIVNQKYTQEVCTFWQWDDVNLALGLDFNGDGSHPVYVRYCHLNHEDFIYKINVTNSTDKPIKCTVRIFMFPFKNESGTEYVTDMYRRNAIEMDWTTATFPPGETKFFRSSKDSNVTIPFDRSFSTAWKQDAQTIRSMDASVCACGLPAHHLLPIGTPEGFPCQLFVMLTPYEKDKTNEDINVACNDNSVFCGIRDRKYPDKRAMGFPFDRVVPFATIKDFVNRDNMNLTDFKIRHKNIEIKGPHCSPDSTDY; encoded by the exons atggTGCAAGTTAAGGAGGAACATCAGAAGGCTCTCTGCAATCTCGTATACCGCCCAAATGAGCCAGCTTTTGCGCCCAAAGGTCAAATTTACTACGAGATCCCTGCATCAGCCATGCCGGATCAGTACAAAGGCATGGGGCAGGATCTCGAGACGCGCTTCAGTGAAACGGAAAGTGATAAAGTGCGCGTCAATGTGAAGGAGCTCAAATGGCCAGATTTgagttttgcaaaatcaaTTCGTCGTGAGGATtccttcaatattttcttccaaccCCACATTGAGGTTGCTGGGAAGCTCATTGAGATCTTCTACAAGTTGGAGTCGGCTGAGGATCTCCTTGCGTGTGCTGTGTATGCCCGTGAACGCGTCAATCCGTACCTATTTGTCTATTGCTTCTCCGTGGCAATGGCCAATAGGGACGATACGAAAGATATAGTTGTACCAGATGCCCTAATGTCCTTCCCCAACAAATATATTCCCAAATCCACCCTGGCAGAAGCAAAGGAGCTTTGCTACGTTGTTCCAGGTGAACTACGTAAGCCCATTGTTATTCCACGCAATTGGACTGCAAGTGATCTCGATCCTGAACACAAATGTGCCTTCTTCCGTGAAGATCCTGCTATTAATCTACATCACTGGCATTGGCATTTGGTGTATCCTTTCTCTGGACCCATGgag ATCGTCAACAAAGATCGACGTGGGGAACTGTTCTACTTCATGCACAACCAAATGATCAATCGTTACAACTGCAACAGAACCTGCGTGGGACTCCATCGTATTGTACCCTACAATGATTTCCCTAATGACATTGCTGAAGCATACTACCCCAAGTTGGACAATCACAACTCCTCCCGAATGATTATTGGACGACAGCGAGGATACCAATGGAAGACTATCAACGGGATAACAAGTCCAGCTCTCACAGTACAAGACATGGTAACGTGCGTTGAGAGAATCAAAGCTTGCATAACGCTTGGATATTGTATTCTACCAAATGGAGAGAAGCATCATCTAACCGTGGAGAATGGTATAGATGGATTGGGAAATATGATTGAGTCTTCAATACTTTCGTGCAATTCCTTCTTCTACGGAAGCTTACACAACAATGGGCACATGATGTTTGCCCAAGCAGCCGATCCTGCAGGTGTCAAGTACCTGGAAGGCAATGGTGTTATGGCAGACACAGCCACAGCTATGCGTGATACCGTTTTCTATCGTTGGCACAAGTTCATCGATGACCTCTTCTGTGACTACAAATACACCCTTCCGCCCTACACTGAAGAAGAACTCTCCTGTCCAGGTATCAAAGTGGACAAAGTTAATCTGATTGTTAATCAAAAGTACACCCAGGAGGTTTGCACATTCTGGCAGTGGGATGATGTAAATTTGGCTCTTGGTTTGGACTTTAACGGCGACGGTAGTCATCCGGTTTACGTGCGCTACTGCCATCTGAACCATGAGGACTTCATCTACAAGATCAACGTTACAAACTCAACGGACAAACCTATTAAGTGCACTGTTAGAATCTTTATGTTTCCTTTCAAGAATGAAAGTGGAACAGAGTATGTAACTGATATGTATCGAAGGAATGCAATTGAGATGGATTGGACAACGGCTACTT TCCCACCGGGTGAAACAAAATTCTTCCGCAGCTCTAAGGATTCTAATGTGACAATCCCATTTGATAGAAGCTTCTCAACTGCCTGGAAGCAGGATGCCCAGACAATTCGCTCAATGGATGCTTCAGTGTGTGCCTGTGGACTTCCAGCTCATCATCTACTCCCCATTGGTACCCCTGAAGGCTTCCCCTGTCAACTATTTGTAATGCTAACACCCTATGAAAAGGACAAGACAAATGAGGACATCAATGTAGCCTGCAACGATAATTCAGTCTTCTGCGGTATTCGCGATAGGAAGTACCCGGATAAACGTGCCATGGGCTTCCCCTTTGATCGTGTTGTTCCCTTTGCAACTATTAAGGATTTCGTAAATCGTGACAACATGAACCTAACGGACTTTAAGATCAGACATAAGAATATCGAAATTAAGGGACCTCACTGCAGTCCTGATAGTACCGACTACTAA
- the LOC129795619 gene encoding knirps-related protein — MNQTCKVCGEPAAGFHFGAFTCEGCKSFFGRSYNNLGSISECKNNGECVINKKNRTACKACRLRKCLLVGMSKSGSRYGRRSNWFKIHCLLQEQQQAAAAAHGNRKTPPPGLAMLGHPYPPGYPLQRPPCTKEELMLLGIEDYSKHPSASPSVSSPDSHNSDSSVEVGDRRNSLLRKVPDHPPPLSKEQLFLPLPFAGLTSLPMMPPPGFLPQSPLLFPGYHPALYPPHQGLLKPAEHQHLLSQQAAAAAAAANNNSRFTPNHNSKTAEELTKRFYLDAVLKSQLSPSNGATKSDGDDEDVDAEDVVALTPPRSPSAATEATVQENPIDLSMKTGSSTTSAADRRASSEISDVGSEHEDGGHEKRLANGSDLDEETEYEREVKRMKTQGTTPLDLTTKV; from the exons ATGAATCAGACGTGTAAGGTGTGTGGGGAACCCGCAGCAGGATTCCACTTTGGGGCCTTCACGTGCGAAGGATGCAAG TCCTTCTTTGGGCGCTCATACAACAACCTGGGATCCATTTCGGAGTGCAAGAACAACGGAGAGTGCGTGATCAACAAGAAGAATCGAACAGCCTGCAAAGCATGTCGACTGCGGAAGTGCCTACTCGTGGGGATGTCAAAGAGTGGCTCACGGTATGGTCGTCGATCGAATTGGTTCAAAATTCACTGTTTGCTGCAGGAGCAACAGCAGGCAGCAGCAGCGGCACATGGGAATCGGAAGACTCCACCGCCGGGTTTGGCAATGCTTGGTCATCCCTACCCACCAGGCTACCCACTGCAGCGGCCACCGTGTACAAAGGAAGAGCTAATGCTGCTCGGTATTGAGGACTACAGCAAACACCCATCCGCCTCGCCATCTGTCAGCTCCCCAGACAGCCACAATTCCGACAGTAGTGTCGAAGTTGGTGATCGACGAAATTCCCTACTGCGCAAAGTACCCGATCATCCGCCACCATTGAGTAAAGAGCAACTCTTCCTGCCTCTTCCCTTTGCCGGGCTCACATCTCTGCCCATGATGCCACCACCGGGATTCCTGCCGCAGTCACCACTCCTCTTCCCTGGTTACCATCCGGCTCTGTATCCACCCCATCAGGGTCTCCTCAAGCCCGCCGAGCATCAGCATTTGCTGAGTCAGCAGGCAGCCGCAGCTGCAGCAGCTGCCAACAACAACAGCCGCTTCACACCAAACCACAACAGTAAAACAGCCGAAGAGCTCACGAAGCGCTTCTACCTCGATGCTGTGCTCAAATCCCAACTATCACCCAGCAATGGTGCCACAAAGAGTGACGGTGACGACGAAGACGTTGATGCTGAAGATGTTGTGGCACTCACACCCCCAAGATCTCCCTCAGCCGCCACTGAAGCCACCGTGCAGGAGAATCCCATCGATCTTAGCATGAAAACAGGTAGCAGTACAACATCAGCTGCCGACAGAAGAGCCTCGAGTGAAATTAGTGACGTTGGATCAGAGCACGAAGATGGTGGGCATGAAAAGCGGCTTGCAAATGGGAGTGATCTCGATGAGGAGACAGAATACGAACGTGAAGTGAAGCGAATGAAAACACAAGGAACCACACCACTCGATCTCACTACAAAAGTCTAG